One Opitutus sp. ER46 genomic region harbors:
- a CDS encoding sulfatase-like hydrolase/transferase, producing MPSADLPKAAEPNRAAARPSRPTGAWNFLRPLGHPLLLSVLILLAVRAVAVTWHYFGNGLDGRPQVSSPISLYGTALSYQLAVPLTLGLGLLLLWRLCSRLRIALVVLTAVVAGLLMLMDQVDFSLVRFVARRFSPSVLTAYGVPALASPTTALSLWHDAGHTLYSLGLLGTGWSLLALVTWRARHARTAPPWSWAWYGAGIVIAGSLYVAPMGRAAPRRTLMQPVEITFLRDLGPGEHEATPIHLAEAAERVRHRLLSPAVGDFVSDAHPLLHRPGPVPAGAGTDLPDIIVIAVESLHGRHLGFIRHQEPSPTPNLDALARESVVFPQFIANGYPSAPGFFSLHTGTLPHRSREVCAEFTGVSFDSLPARLRMRGYHTTAIWGCDAGFGNEEAWARRWYDDVDVLLPANRLGLAPIRGDAETFRVLREHMADGDRLRPGTPQFYFVANAGTHGPFTTAGAYFSDPADQQEAAPYAGQHQGDRAENFDAMLGLLDRQIGRLRAFFATRPRANRTVILICGDHSVSIAEPVADDIAAFPLDSTVWTAALLYGPGDLVGPPRVEAFPASQVDVMPTLLGLVGDTAPTAAMGVSLLAPIPAHERIAVAIRETGFRLDRTGWSLFVDATDPTNTFIHRSFSDLPRTRASEGSGPFLPGDAQALYAAVHAWSWLIEQDRVWPRDGQSHATSAELQGGTR from the coding sequence ATGCCGAGCGCTGATCTGCCGAAGGCGGCCGAGCCCAACCGCGCCGCGGCCAGACCGTCACGTCCCACCGGAGCCTGGAATTTCCTGCGGCCGCTCGGACATCCGCTGCTGCTCTCCGTCCTCATCCTGCTCGCGGTGCGCGCGGTCGCGGTGACGTGGCATTACTTCGGCAACGGGCTCGACGGTCGGCCCCAAGTTTCATCGCCGATCAGCCTGTATGGCACCGCGCTCTCCTACCAACTCGCGGTGCCGCTCACGCTGGGGCTTGGGCTCCTGCTGCTCTGGCGGCTGTGTTCGCGGCTCCGCATCGCGCTCGTGGTCCTGACCGCGGTCGTCGCGGGGCTGCTGATGCTGATGGACCAGGTCGACTTCTCCCTGGTGCGGTTCGTGGCCCGCCGCTTCTCGCCAAGCGTCCTGACCGCGTACGGCGTGCCCGCGCTGGCGTCACCGACCACAGCGCTGTCGCTCTGGCATGATGCGGGGCACACCCTGTATTCGCTCGGCCTCTTGGGCACCGGCTGGAGCCTGCTGGCGCTGGTGACCTGGCGCGCCCGGCACGCCCGCACGGCGCCGCCCTGGAGTTGGGCCTGGTACGGCGCCGGCATCGTCATTGCCGGCAGCCTGTATGTGGCGCCGATGGGGCGGGCCGCACCCCGCCGCACCCTCATGCAGCCGGTCGAGATCACCTTCCTGCGGGATCTCGGTCCGGGCGAACACGAGGCCACTCCCATCCACCTCGCCGAGGCGGCCGAGCGGGTGCGCCATCGCCTCCTGTCGCCCGCGGTTGGCGATTTTGTGTCGGACGCCCATCCGCTCCTGCACCGCCCCGGGCCGGTGCCGGCGGGCGCGGGCACCGATCTCCCGGACATCATCGTCATCGCCGTCGAATCGCTCCACGGCCGCCACCTCGGCTTCATCCGACACCAGGAGCCCTCACCGACGCCAAACCTGGACGCGCTGGCGCGTGAGAGCGTGGTCTTCCCCCAGTTCATCGCGAACGGGTACCCGAGCGCCCCGGGCTTCTTTTCCCTCCACACGGGCACGCTGCCGCACCGCAGCCGGGAGGTCTGCGCCGAGTTCACCGGCGTCAGCTTCGATTCGCTTCCCGCGCGGCTCCGGATGCGGGGTTACCACACGACGGCGATCTGGGGCTGCGACGCGGGCTTCGGCAACGAGGAGGCCTGGGCGCGGCGCTGGTACGACGACGTGGATGTGTTGCTGCCCGCGAACCGCCTGGGTCTCGCCCCGATTCGCGGGGATGCGGAGACGTTTCGCGTACTCCGGGAGCACATGGCGGACGGCGACCGGCTCCGGCCGGGCACGCCGCAGTTTTATTTTGTGGCCAACGCGGGCACCCACGGTCCGTTCACCACGGCCGGCGCGTATTTCTCGGATCCGGCGGACCAGCAGGAGGCCGCACCCTACGCGGGTCAGCACCAGGGAGACCGCGCGGAGAACTTCGACGCGATGCTCGGGCTGCTTGACCGGCAGATTGGACGACTGCGGGCGTTCTTCGCGACGCGCCCGCGGGCCAACCGGACGGTGATCCTGATCTGCGGCGACCACAGCGTGTCGATTGCCGAACCGGTCGCGGACGACATCGCGGCGTTTCCGCTGGATAGCACGGTGTGGACGGCAGCGCTCCTCTATGGCCCGGGCGATCTGGTGGGCCCGCCCCGGGTGGAGGCCTTTCCGGCGAGCCAGGTGGACGTGATGCCGACCCTGTTGGGCCTCGTGGGCGACACCGCGCCCACGGCGGCAATGGGCGTGAGCCTGCTGGCTCCGATTCCGGCGCACGAACGGATCGCCGTGGCGATTCGCGAGACCGGTTTCCGGCTCGATCGCACCGGCTGGTCGCTGTTCGTCGATGCCACGGATCCAACGAACACCTTCATTCACCGCTCGTTCTCCGACCTGCCCCGCACGCGGGCGTCGGAAGGGAGCGGACCCTTTCTGCCCGGCGACGCGCAGGCGTTGTATGCCGCAGTCCATGCCTGGTCGTGGCTGATCGAGCAGGACCGGGTATGGCCGCGTGACGGACAAAGCCATGCGACCAGCGCCGAGCTGCAAGGAGGCACGCGATGA
- a CDS encoding glycosyltransferase 87 family protein, whose product MVSSPASRPWWRSPGPLLLLLLHAGLFLGAYQLRFDRTAWQRLEQQLPAQPTVAQWYHALVDTHGFAGLAVWFFDTHGEVRLYHRYASVAVHGVDPKLPADAPGQGTFRIYREVRPEYQPGAILVMAVPALIARSENDYTTAYTAWAGGLYLATALLGMGVLAGSERISPALATRTLIWSLLFVLAFGSIAASRFDVVVPLTIVTALALLQRGLRGGAAGWLVASGAVVALGVMTKIVPGLLLAAALLWLVTVGGRQHWRAAVLLAFGCGATLVILHLGFQAWFGDGYLASYTYHVQRALQIESTYAGVLMALPAAGEPLAHALRFGAIELQHPAAAACARLAPFIFLAAAALLALAYAWRNRRRDATDRDLSILLLTIVLLLVFMLTNKVFSPQYLLWVTPLAAVAAGARPRLGFVAAALLIPTICTQVLFPYLYDFLTSFHPAMVALLNARNLLLLVIAGWWFWHLPPAREGKPSHAER is encoded by the coding sequence ATGGTGTCTTCGCCTGCTTCGCGTCCCTGGTGGCGCAGTCCCGGTCCGCTCCTGCTCCTGTTGCTGCACGCCGGGCTCTTCCTCGGCGCCTACCAACTACGGTTCGATCGCACGGCGTGGCAGCGGCTGGAACAACAGCTTCCGGCCCAGCCGACGGTCGCGCAGTGGTATCACGCGCTGGTCGACACCCACGGCTTCGCCGGGCTCGCGGTCTGGTTTTTCGACACCCACGGCGAGGTCAGGCTCTACCACCGGTATGCGTCCGTGGCGGTCCATGGCGTCGACCCCAAGCTGCCGGCCGATGCTCCGGGCCAGGGCACGTTTCGCATCTACCGCGAGGTCCGGCCCGAGTACCAGCCGGGCGCCATCCTGGTGATGGCGGTGCCGGCGCTCATCGCCCGCAGTGAGAACGACTATACCACCGCTTACACCGCTTGGGCGGGCGGTCTCTACCTCGCGACCGCGCTGCTGGGCATGGGGGTGCTGGCCGGCAGCGAGCGCATCTCCCCCGCCCTCGCCACGCGCACCCTGATCTGGTCGCTCCTGTTCGTCCTCGCCTTCGGCAGCATCGCCGCATCGCGCTTCGATGTCGTCGTGCCGCTGACGATCGTCACGGCGCTGGCGCTCCTGCAGCGCGGACTGCGCGGGGGCGCCGCCGGATGGCTGGTGGCCAGCGGCGCCGTGGTGGCGCTCGGGGTGATGACCAAGATCGTGCCCGGGCTGCTTCTCGCCGCCGCACTGCTGTGGCTCGTCACGGTGGGCGGCCGCCAGCACTGGCGCGCGGCGGTCCTACTGGCGTTCGGCTGCGGGGCGACGTTGGTCATCCTCCACCTGGGCTTCCAAGCCTGGTTCGGCGACGGCTACCTGGCGAGCTACACCTACCACGTGCAGCGGGCACTGCAGATCGAGAGCACGTACGCCGGCGTGTTGATGGCGCTGCCGGCTGCGGGCGAGCCGCTCGCCCATGCGCTGCGGTTCGGGGCCATCGAACTGCAGCATCCGGCCGCCGCCGCGTGCGCCCGGCTGGCGCCCTTCATCTTCCTCGCCGCCGCCGCGCTGCTCGCCCTCGCGTACGCCTGGCGCAATCGCCGGCGCGATGCCACCGATCGTGACCTCAGCATCCTGCTGCTCACGATCGTGCTTCTGCTGGTATTCATGCTCACCAACAAGGTGTTCTCGCCGCAGTACCTGCTCTGGGTGACTCCGCTCGCGGCGGTGGCCGCCGGGGCGCGCCCCCGGCTTGGTTTTGTCGCCGCCGCGTTGCTCATCCCGACGATCTGCACGCAGGTGCTCTTCCCCTACCTCTACGACTTCCTGACCTCATTTCATCCCGCGATGGTGGCGCTGCTGAACGCGCGCAACCTCCTGCTCCTCGTCATCGCCGGCTGGTGGTTCTGGCACCTGCCACCGGCCCGGGAAGGGAAGCCCTCCCATGCCGAGCGCTGA
- a CDS encoding DUF2264 domain-containing protein, whose product MNTRRDFVKLAGTASLLAMVSARASEPGLAGHAAGSTPGAAATSEEERAAWCRLAIRLAEPMLPALAARRLKAVMPVEAHPKAKDRPEYSHLEALGRLLMGLAPWLELGAAATPEGRVRERLGALARAGIDAATDPASPDYMNFARGGQPLVDAAFLAQALLRAPQALWGRLDERVRRNVVIALRATRVIRPGESNWKLFATMVEVFLHRVGEPRDDVRLFEGLTRHRDWYVGDGVYGDGPEFHWDYYNSFVIQPMFVEALDVVGDEAESWAGLRGKARERLTRWAAIQERLIASDGSYPVLGRSIAYRCGAFQGLALAAWRRMLPPEMKPAQARVALGRVIRRTLEAPGTYDAAGWLQIGLAGHQPGLGETYISTGSLYLCSAAFLPLGLPPADPFWSDPAVPTTWERAWSGENLGVDKALKSPK is encoded by the coding sequence GTGAATACCCGACGCGACTTTGTGAAGCTGGCCGGCACGGCCAGCCTGCTGGCGATGGTGAGTGCCCGCGCGTCTGAGCCCGGCTTGGCCGGGCATGCGGCGGGATCGACGCCGGGCGCGGCGGCCACGTCGGAGGAGGAGCGCGCGGCGTGGTGCCGACTGGCGATCCGGCTGGCCGAGCCGATGCTCCCGGCGCTCGCGGCGCGACGGCTGAAGGCGGTGATGCCAGTGGAGGCGCATCCCAAGGCGAAAGACCGGCCCGAGTACTCGCACCTCGAGGCGCTGGGCCGGCTGTTGATGGGACTCGCTCCCTGGCTGGAACTCGGGGCGGCGGCGACGCCGGAAGGAAGGGTGCGCGAGCGGCTCGGCGCCCTGGCGCGCGCCGGCATCGACGCAGCCACCGACCCGGCATCGCCCGACTACATGAATTTCGCGCGCGGCGGGCAGCCCCTCGTCGACGCCGCATTCCTCGCGCAGGCACTGTTACGCGCGCCGCAGGCCTTGTGGGGCCGGCTCGATGAACGCGTGCGCCGCAACGTGGTGATCGCGCTGCGCGCCACGCGGGTGATCCGGCCGGGCGAGAGCAACTGGAAGCTCTTCGCCACCATGGTCGAAGTCTTCCTTCACCGGGTGGGTGAGCCGCGGGACGACGTGCGGCTCTTCGAGGGGCTCACGCGGCATCGCGACTGGTATGTCGGCGATGGCGTCTACGGCGATGGCCCGGAGTTTCACTGGGACTACTACAACTCCTTTGTCATCCAGCCGATGTTCGTCGAGGCGCTCGACGTCGTGGGCGACGAGGCCGAATCGTGGGCCGGGCTGCGCGGCAAGGCGCGCGAACGGCTCACGCGGTGGGCGGCGATCCAGGAGCGGCTGATCGCGTCGGACGGCTCCTATCCGGTGTTGGGGCGTTCGATTGCGTACCGGTGCGGGGCTTTCCAAGGGCTCGCGCTGGCGGCGTGGCGGCGGATGTTGCCGCCCGAGATGAAGCCCGCGCAGGCGCGCGTGGCGCTCGGCCGCGTGATCCGCCGCACGCTGGAGGCACCGGGGACGTACGACGCGGCCGGCTGGCTCCAGATCGGGCTCGCCGGGCATCAGCCTGGACTGGGCGAAACGTACATCTCGACGGGCAGCCTCTACCTGTGCAGCGCCGCCTTCCTGCCGCTCGGTCTGCCACCGGCGGACCCGTTCTGGAGCGACCCCGCCGTGCCGACGACCTGGGAGCGTGCGTGGTCCGGTGAGAACCTGGGCGTGGACAAGGCGCTGAAGAGTCCGAAGTAA